Proteins found in one Zea mays cultivar B73 chromosome 1, Zm-B73-REFERENCE-NAM-5.0, whole genome shotgun sequence genomic segment:
- the gpm925 gene encoding Protein TIFY 11e: protein MAATAVTTPVGTGGAAAARSRFAAACGALSQYVKAAESERMHARPPAPLRPLPLMPGADVDASPADLDLPQAAPAPAPAQLTIVYGGRVLVLADVPADKAAGLLRLAAGAAAERAETEAIGAKRRDHVSGSASAGADLPVARKASLQRFMEKRKARVAAVRTEPYRRPDVSDSCPDNLKLAL from the coding sequence ATGGCGGCAACAGCGGTTACTACTCCAGTAGGCACGGGCGGCGCTGCGGCAGCGAGAAGCCGGTTCGCGGCGGCGTGCGGGGCGCTCAGCCAGTACGTCAAGGCGGCCGAATCCGAGAGGATGCACGCGAGGCCGCCCGCGCCTCTGCGGCCGCTCCCGCTCATGCCGGGCGCCGACGTCGACGCCAGCCCTGCCGACCTAGACCTGCCTcaggcggcgccggcgccggcgccggcgcagtTGACCATCGTGTACGGAGGGCGTGTGCTGGTGCTCGCTGACGTCCCCGCCGACAAGGCGGCGGGCCTGCTTCGCCTCGCCGCCGGCGCAGCAGCGGAACGTGCAGAAACAGAGGCGATCGGTGCCAAGCGCCGCGACCATGTCTCCGGCTCTGCGTCTGCGGGCGCTGACCTGCCAGTTGCGAGGAAGGCGTCGCTGCAGCGGTTCATGGAGAAGCGCAAGGCTCGGGTCGCCGCCGTCCGCACGGAGCCGTACCGACGGCCGGACGTCAGCGACTCCTGTCCTGACAACCTCAAGCTTGCGCTCTGA